The proteins below come from a single Carnobacterium divergens DSM 20623 genomic window:
- a CDS encoding deaminase domain-containing protein, with product MKRDIRINYGTLDELIGKLNSYLTALTDIEKTIKQNQQMLASQDGEAFIALEASRKKIESQLAGQKKEIQTLHSIFSNYATDMETYIHPNNRGTQVRVSRNDIWFNLKQIQSATSTIQQTYPGIPFEFHNPLETDKDKVKRQKANGATARSMQKDMIQYFTKNLLPLYEEMEALYKNNVIPFENTDDEYVKTAKEKMETYLDPAKLLATAQKQNRGAVVNFVKGMWSSVKGVAGLAKTAVEYSVAGTAFVYGKVTGKMPKWAEKRMGNAKEFAKKVWQDPFSILEGMGQGLSDTYENEGVSYLAGAFVGDYLIAKGATKAVKAMKKPKSGKVGSEVGGGKKASGLTKAQKVENFQNRVDNIRNQMPNSKLKNQGNMAVADVKIKDLPDEFMAHSKIHGPNSKGADLGNFSPSSENRIFESYTIDKFPRYNDTEVKILEDIASKIKDPNISGKIDLFTELPACQSCTNVILEFRKKFPNIELNIFTK from the coding sequence ATGAAACGAGACATTCGCATTAATTACGGAACATTAGATGAATTAATCGGTAAGCTGAACAGCTATTTAACGGCACTGACAGATATTGAAAAAACAATTAAACAAAATCAACAAATGCTCGCCAGTCAAGACGGAGAAGCATTCATTGCATTAGAAGCAAGCCGCAAAAAGATTGAATCTCAATTAGCCGGTCAAAAAAAAGAAATTCAAACCCTGCATTCAATTTTTTCAAACTATGCAACAGATATGGAGACTTACATCCATCCAAACAATCGAGGTACGCAAGTTCGTGTGAGTCGCAACGACATTTGGTTTAACCTAAAACAAATTCAAAGCGCCACCTCCACCATCCAACAAACCTATCCAGGAATTCCTTTTGAATTCCACAATCCTTTAGAAACGGATAAGGACAAGGTTAAGCGCCAAAAAGCAAATGGAGCCACCGCACGTTCCATGCAAAAAGACATGATTCAGTACTTTACAAAAAACTTACTGCCGTTGTACGAAGAGATGGAAGCATTATACAAAAACAACGTGATTCCTTTTGAAAATACGGATGATGAGTACGTCAAAACAGCTAAAGAAAAAATGGAGACTTATCTGGATCCTGCCAAATTACTAGCAACTGCCCAAAAGCAAAATCGCGGAGCGGTTGTCAATTTTGTAAAAGGGATGTGGAGCTCTGTTAAGGGAGTTGCAGGATTAGCTAAAACAGCAGTTGAATATAGCGTAGCTGGAACGGCTTTTGTCTACGGGAAAGTTACTGGAAAAATGCCCAAGTGGGCAGAAAAGCGCATGGGAAATGCCAAAGAATTCGCAAAAAAAGTTTGGCAAGATCCCTTTAGTATCCTTGAAGGAATGGGACAAGGGCTATCCGATACTTATGAAAACGAAGGAGTTTCCTACTTAGCAGGAGCCTTTGTGGGTGATTATTTGATTGCTAAAGGTGCTACTAAAGCAGTGAAGGCGATGAAGAAGCCGAAGAGTGGGAAGGTTGGAAGTGAAGTAGGAGGTGGTAAGAAAGCGAGTGGACTTACCAAAGCACAAAAAGTTGAGAATTTCCAAAATAGGGTTGATAATATTAGAAACCAAATGCCAAATTCTAAGTTGAAAAATCAGGGGAATATGGCTGTTGCTGATGTTAAAATAAAGGATTTACCAGATGAGTTTATGGCACATAGTAAAATTCATGGTCCAAATAGTAAAGGCGCTGATTTAGGTAATTTTTCTCCTTCATCAGAAAATAGAATTTTTGAATCATACACCATAGATAAGTTTCCAAGATATAATGATACTGAGGTTAAAATTTTGGAAGATATAGCATCTAAAATTAAAGACCCAAATATTTCTGGTAAGATAGATTTGTTTACAGAATTACCAGCGTGTCAAAGCTGTACAAATGTCATATTAGAATTTAGGAAAAAGTTTCCAAATATAGAACTTAATATATTTACGAAGTAG
- the atpA gene encoding F0F1 ATP synthase subunit alpha, which produces MGIKAEEISALIKQQVEGYRNELIVDEVGTVTYIGDGIARAYGLENAMAGELLEFSNGVFGMAQNLESNDVGIIILGPFEEIREGDKVRRTGRIMEVPVGEALIGRVVNSLGQPVDGLGEIKTSKTRPVETLAPGVMQRKSVSEPLQTGLKAIDALVPIGRGQRELVIGDRKTGKTSIAIDTIINQKGKDMICIYVAIGQKESTVRNQVETLKKFGAMDYTIVVTASASQPAPMLFIAPYSGSAMGEEFMYNGKHVLIVFDDLSKQAAAYREISLLLRRPPGREAYPGDVFYLHSRLLERAAKLNDELGGGSMTALPFVETQAGDISAYIPTNVISITDGQIFLESDLFYAGTRPAVAAGLSVSRVGGAAQIKAMKKVAGTLRLDLASFRELEAFTQFGSDLDAATQAKLNRGRRTVEILKQDLHAPLAVEKQVMILYALTHGFLDSIPVDEILRFEQEFFDFLDQEKPEILAEITETKDLPDSEKLDAAIVAFKEIFLPMGVTSSSTDEKDESETK; this is translated from the coding sequence ATGGGCATTAAAGCTGAAGAAATCAGTGCTCTAATTAAGCAACAAGTAGAAGGATACCGTAATGAATTAATTGTTGATGAAGTTGGAACGGTAACATATATCGGTGACGGAATCGCGCGCGCATACGGACTTGAAAATGCTATGGCTGGGGAATTATTAGAATTCTCAAATGGCGTTTTCGGAATGGCCCAAAACTTAGAGTCAAATGATGTTGGTATTATTATTTTAGGACCTTTCGAAGAAATTCGTGAAGGGGATAAAGTTAGAAGAACAGGACGTATTATGGAAGTTCCAGTTGGAGAAGCCTTAATTGGTCGTGTTGTAAATTCACTAGGACAACCAGTCGATGGACTTGGCGAAATCAAAACGTCTAAAACACGTCCTGTTGAAACCTTAGCGCCTGGCGTTATGCAACGTAAATCTGTTTCAGAACCACTTCAAACTGGATTAAAAGCGATTGATGCACTTGTGCCAATTGGTCGCGGTCAACGTGAGCTTGTTATTGGTGACCGTAAAACAGGAAAGACAAGTATTGCAATTGATACGATTATCAACCAAAAAGGCAAAGATATGATTTGTATCTATGTAGCGATTGGTCAAAAAGAATCCACTGTTCGTAACCAAGTAGAAACATTGAAAAAATTTGGTGCGATGGATTATACGATTGTCGTAACAGCTAGTGCCTCTCAACCTGCGCCAATGTTATTTATTGCACCATATTCTGGTAGTGCGATGGGTGAAGAATTTATGTACAACGGCAAACACGTCCTAATTGTTTTTGATGACTTATCAAAACAAGCAGCGGCATACCGTGAAATTTCCTTGCTTCTTCGTCGTCCTCCAGGTCGTGAAGCTTATCCAGGGGATGTCTTTTATTTACACTCACGTTTATTAGAACGTGCAGCAAAACTAAACGACGAACTAGGTGGCGGTTCAATGACAGCATTGCCTTTCGTTGAAACACAAGCGGGCGATATCTCAGCTTATATTCCAACGAACGTTATCTCGATTACAGATGGACAAATTTTCTTGGAAAGTGACTTATTCTACGCCGGTACAAGACCCGCTGTTGCAGCTGGTTTATCTGTATCACGTGTAGGTGGGGCAGCTCAAATTAAAGCGATGAAAAAAGTAGCAGGAACATTGCGTCTTGACTTAGCAAGTTTCCGTGAACTAGAAGCCTTTACTCAGTTCGGTTCAGATTTAGATGCGGCAACGCAAGCGAAGTTAAACCGTGGACGTCGTACAGTTGAAATTTTAAAACAAGACTTGCACGCGCCATTAGCTGTTGAAAAACAAGTAATGATCTTATATGCGTTGACACATGGCTTCTTGGATTCTATTCCAGTAGATGAGATTTTGCGCTTTGAACAAGAATTCTTTGATTTCTTAGATCAAGAGAAACCTGAAATATTAGCTGAAATTACTGAAACAAAAGATTTACCAGATTCTGAAAAATTAGATGCAGCAATCGTTGCTTTTAAAGAAATCTTTTTACCAATGGGTGTAACTTCAAGCTCAACAGATGAAAAAGATGAATCTGAAACAAAATAA
- a CDS encoding TNT domain-containing protein, with translation MWSSVKRVAGLAKTAVEYSVAGTAFIYGKVTGKMPKWAEKRMGNAKEFAKKVWQDPFSILEGMGQGLSDTYENEGVSYLAGAFVGDYLIAKGATKAVKAMKKPKSGKVGSEVGSGKKASGVTGKFKPQKITLDSGEIAYKAKDGTLVRSPNYLDDMGNIKWPKEQGFVTDVNGKAIMKDANIKKGQIIDRYGDSGGTFTSPLENGKPLVYDTRGLPYPESVMDYHKYEVVKDINIKNIQQGFDNLSVLDQQKLRKIMSDYNFNFENMANPQSGIISEVFGSGGGTQIKFGTSVSWYEKLGILKEIK, from the coding sequence ATGTGGAGCTCTGTTAAGAGAGTTGCAGGATTAGCTAAAACAGCAGTTGAATATAGCGTAGCTGGAACGGCTTTTATCTACGGGAAAGTTACTGGAAAAATGCCCAAGTGGGCAGAAAAGCGCATGGGAAATGCCAAAGAATTCGCAAAAAAAGTTTGGCAAGATCCCTTTAGTATCCTTGAAGGAATGGGACAAGGGCTATCCGATACTTATGAAAACGAAGGAGTTTCCTACTTAGCAGGAGCCTTTGTGGGTGATTATTTGATTGCTAAAGGTGCTACTAAAGCAGTGAAGGCGATGAAGAAGCCGAAGAGTGGGAAAGTTGGAAGTGAAGTAGGGAGTGGTAAGAAAGCGAGTGGAGTTACAGGTAAATTCAAACCCCAAAAAATAACTTTAGATAGTGGAGAAATTGCGTATAAAGCAAAAGATGGTACTTTAGTAAGGTCGCCAAATTATTTAGATGATATGGGAAATATAAAATGGCCTAAAGAGCAAGGATTTGTAACAGATGTTAATGGAAAAGCAATAATGAAGGATGCGAACATCAAAAAAGGACAAATTATTGATAGATATGGAGATTCTGGTGGAACTTTTACTAGTCCTTTAGAGAACGGAAAACCTTTGGTTTATGATACTAGAGGATTACCATATCCGGAAAGTGTAATGGATTATCATAAATATGAAGTTGTCAAAGATATTAATATAAAAAATATTCAGCAAGGATTTGATAATTTAAGTGTGTTAGATCAACAAAAATTAAGAAAGATAATGAGTGACTATAATTTCAATTTTGAAAATATGGCTAACCCTCAATCAGGAATAATATCTGAAGTTTTTGGTTCCGGTGGTGGAACACAAATCAAGTTTGGGACATCTGTTAGCTGGTATGAAAAATTAGGAATATTAAAGGAGATAAAGTAA
- a CDS encoding F0F1 ATP synthase subunit gamma, protein MAASLIDIKKRIASTKKTSQITSAMQMVAGAKLGKAEDVAAGFQIYASKVREVVTHMAATQLALIEDSNLIGSNSASNVDFHDMLIERPVKKTGYIVISSDKGLAGNYNSSVIKSTVDMITKDHKSSDEYVFMAVGSAAANFFKSRGMNLAYELRNISDQPSFEEVREIARTATEMYKNEVFDELYVCYNHHINSLSFQYRAEKMLPLSDLDASESVEYEVEYIFEPSKEAILDILLPQYAESLIYGAILDAKAAEHAARMSAMKSATDNAKSIIDDLTIHYNRARQAAITQEITEIVGGASALE, encoded by the coding sequence ATGGCAGCCTCTTTAATTGATATCAAAAAAAGAATTGCTTCAACTAAAAAGACGAGTCAAATTACAAGCGCCATGCAAATGGTTGCGGGTGCAAAATTAGGCAAAGCTGAAGATGTTGCAGCAGGTTTCCAAATCTACGCGTCAAAAGTTAGAGAAGTCGTTACCCATATGGCAGCGACTCAACTAGCTTTGATTGAAGATAGCAATTTAATCGGTTCAAACTCTGCATCTAATGTAGATTTTCACGATATGCTAATTGAAAGACCCGTGAAAAAAACTGGTTATATCGTTATTAGTTCGGATAAGGGCTTAGCTGGTAACTACAATAGTTCTGTTATTAAATCAACAGTTGATATGATTACAAAAGATCATAAATCATCTGATGAGTATGTTTTTATGGCAGTGGGTTCAGCCGCAGCGAATTTCTTTAAATCAAGAGGAATGAACTTGGCCTATGAACTACGCAATATCAGTGATCAACCTTCCTTTGAAGAAGTCAGAGAGATTGCAAGAACTGCGACAGAAATGTATAAAAATGAAGTATTTGATGAATTGTACGTTTGTTACAATCACCATATTAATTCACTCTCGTTCCAATATCGCGCTGAAAAAATGTTGCCATTAAGCGATTTGGATGCTAGCGAATCCGTTGAATATGAAGTGGAATATATCTTCGAACCTTCTAAAGAAGCAATTTTGGATATTCTATTGCCACAATATGCCGAAAGTTTGATATATGGCGCTATCTTAGATGCTAAGGCCGCGGAGCATGCTGCGAGAATGAGTGCCATGAAGAGTGCAACGGATAATGCTAAATCAATTATTGATGATTTAACCATCCATTATAACCGTGCGCGTCAAGCCGCAATCACGCAAGAAATTACGGAAATTGTCGGTGGAGCTTCGGCATTAGAATAG
- a CDS encoding barstar family protein translates to MNKLRDNVVTIDLKKLSIKKSLHKLLSLDFPDFYSENEDALLSAITGLVELQKNHIYKLVISKECFS, encoded by the coding sequence ATGAATAAATTAAGAGACAATGTCGTGACAATAGATTTAAAAAAATTATCGATCAAAAAAAGTTTGCACAAATTACTGAGCCTAGACTTTCCAGATTTTTATAGCGAAAACGAGGATGCCCTTTTGAGTGCGATTACAGGATTAGTCGAATTACAAAAAAATCATATTTATAAACTGGTCATATCTAAAGAATGTTTTTCCTAA
- a CDS encoding Imm59 family immunity protein produces the protein MDKTELNRQRWELEQEIETLGYQTLRYSLLYPEKEHREEWQWRIEYENGKYFIYGLADRASILGRKFEFDNFSMAKTEFINRLEYMVRSNRRRIKNGELPNYSSPLWNKE, from the coding sequence ATGGATAAAACAGAATTAAATAGACAGCGATGGGAACTTGAGCAGGAGATTGAAACATTGGGATATCAAACGCTGAGATACTCTTTATTATATCCAGAAAAAGAACATCGAGAGGAATGGCAATGGCGTATTGAATATGAAAATGGAAAATATTTCATTTATGGGTTGGCAGATAGAGCTAGTATTTTAGGGCGTAAATTTGAGTTTGACAATTTTTCAATGGCAAAAACAGAGTTTATTAATCGTTTGGAATACATGGTTAGGAGTAATAGACGCAGAATTAAAAATGGTGAACTTCCTAATTATTCATCACCACTTTGGAATAAAGAATGA
- a CDS encoding Imm59 family immunity protein, with protein MTKKLEQYRTLIEEDINLLGYEKLRYSIFAGEDINVQEYQVRIEFVDGKYEVYMTADRASIAGKHVFSDIFDAIDKFLNIMQGRILINRISVKNEENPEYDCSLWGKEWLEQENKK; from the coding sequence ATGACTAAAAAATTAGAACAGTATAGGACATTAATTGAAGAAGATATTAATCTATTAGGATATGAGAAATTAAGGTATTCAATATTTGCAGGAGAAGATATTAATGTGCAAGAGTATCAAGTTAGAATAGAGTTTGTTGATGGAAAATATGAAGTATATATGACAGCTGACCGAGCAAGCATTGCAGGAAAACATGTATTTAGTGATATTTTCGATGCAATTGATAAATTTCTTAATATTATGCAAGGGAGAATTTTAATAAACCGTATAAGTGTCAAAAATGAAGAGAATCCAGAGTATGATTGTTCTCTTTGGGGAAAAGAATGGCTTGAACAAGAAAATAAAAAATGA
- the atpE gene encoding F0F1 ATP synthase subunit C, whose product MGLIGAAIAVAGAAIGASLGNGKVISKTIESVARQPELQSRLQMMMFIGVGLIEAVPIMAVVIAFILVFK is encoded by the coding sequence ATGGGTTTAATTGGAGCAGCAATCGCAGTAGCAGGAGCAGCAATCGGAGCATCATTAGGGAACGGAAAAGTTATTTCAAAAACAATCGAATCAGTAGCACGTCAACCAGAATTACAAAGTCGCTTACAAATGATGATGTTTATCGGGGTCGGTCTTATTGAAGCTGTTCCGATTATGGCAGTAGTTATTGCCTTTATCTTAGTATTTAAATAG
- the atpH gene encoding ATP synthase F1 subunit delta — MKLNKHTVATRYAKAYYNLAEEHDCIKEAFDNMMDIRQIFGENPGLGLVLSDARLTLAQKRPIVDNLIKNFPELMQNFVLMIFDYDRMGDMELIVDEFEKLYDHKNRTILAKVTTAVPLTEAQKTRLADVFVKKLDGKKVIFDEVVDPEILGGVIIEAEHQIFDGSIRLNLETLKKQIAK; from the coding sequence ATGAAATTAAATAAGCACACAGTAGCAACTCGTTACGCAAAAGCATATTATAATTTAGCAGAAGAGCACGACTGTATCAAAGAAGCTTTTGATAATATGATGGATATTCGTCAAATTTTTGGCGAAAATCCTGGGTTGGGCTTAGTTTTATCAGATGCCAGATTAACACTTGCTCAAAAACGTCCGATTGTGGACAATTTAATTAAGAATTTTCCAGAGTTGATGCAAAACTTTGTCTTAATGATTTTTGATTATGATCGCATGGGCGACATGGAATTGATCGTGGATGAATTTGAAAAGCTTTATGACCACAAAAACCGGACAATTTTAGCGAAAGTGACAACAGCAGTGCCTTTAACAGAAGCACAAAAAACACGTTTAGCGGATGTTTTTGTAAAAAAATTAGACGGTAAAAAAGTGATTTTTGACGAAGTTGTTGATCCTGAGATTTTAGGTGGCGTAATCATCGAAGCAGAACATCAAATTTTTGATGGTAGTATTCGTTTAAATTTAGAAACATTGAAAAAACAAATTGCTAAATAA
- the atpF gene encoding F0F1 ATP synthase subunit B, whose product MYDLVLGESTSAGDTIFVLLAFLLLLLVLKKFAWKPLMGIMEERERQISKNIDSAENSRIEANRLAVEGKEKMDETRNEALTILNNARENGERIKRDMLEKAKEDAERIKAEAQLDIEMEKQKAIESVKSDVSQLSMEIAAKLIGKELTSEGHAALIDEYIEGLADDK is encoded by the coding sequence ATGTACGATTTAGTATTAGGAGAATCTACCAGTGCTGGAGATACAATTTTTGTCTTATTAGCCTTCTTATTGCTATTGTTAGTTCTAAAAAAGTTTGCTTGGAAACCTCTAATGGGGATTATGGAGGAACGTGAAAGGCAAATTTCGAAAAATATTGACAGTGCAGAAAACTCTCGTATTGAAGCCAATCGTTTAGCTGTTGAAGGCAAAGAAAAAATGGATGAGACTCGTAATGAAGCTTTGACTATTTTAAACAACGCTAGAGAAAATGGTGAAAGAATCAAACGTGATATGTTGGAAAAGGCGAAAGAAGATGCAGAACGCATCAAAGCTGAAGCACAGTTGGATATCGAAATGGAAAAACAAAAAGCAATAGAAAGCGTTAAAAGTGATGTGAGTCAACTATCAATGGAAATTGCAGCGAAGTTAATCGGTAAAGAACTTACAAGTGAGGGACATGCCGCTTTAATCGATGAGTACATTGAAGGGTTGGCTGATGACAAATGA
- a CDS encoding glycohydrolase toxin TNT-related protein (This protein contains a domain related to Tuberculosis Necrotizing Toxin, which is the C-terminal effector domain of outer membrane channel protein CpnT, and which has a lethal NAD+-glycohydrolase activity.) has translation MWSSVKGVAGLAKTAVEYSVAGTAFVYGKVTGKIPKWAEKRMGNAKEFAKKVWQDPFSILEGMGQGLSDTYENEGISYLAGAFVGDYLIAKGATKAVKAMKKPKSGKVGSEVEGGKKASGIDKGFKLEKTILENGEIAYKSASGELVRSSKYLDEFGNIKWPEADGFIVDKFGNAIKYDANLKKGQIIDRYGNTGGRFTSPVDNGKLLDYNSRGLPYPESAKTYHQYEFTQDINIKTVRKAYDNLPSSIRDELDDAMKNYGFSLDDIANPQKGTIAEVFGSGGGTQIELGTTVNWYEKLSLIKEIK, from the coding sequence ATGTGGAGCTCTGTTAAGGGAGTTGCAGGATTAGCTAAAACAGCAGTTGAATATAGCGTAGCTGGAACGGCTTTTGTCTACGGAAAAGTTACTGGGAAAATTCCTAAGTGGGCAGAAAAGCGCATGGGAAATGCCAAAGAATTCGCAAAAAAAGTTTGGCAAGATCCCTTTAGTATCCTTGAAGGAATGGGACAAGGGCTATCCGATACTTATGAAAACGAAGGAATTTCCTATTTAGCAGGAGCCTTTGTGGGTGATTATTTGATTGCTAAAGGTGCTACTAAAGCAGTGAAGGCGATGAAGAAACCGAAGAGTGGGAAAGTTGGAAGTGAAGTAGAGGGTGGTAAGAAAGCGAGTGGGATTGATAAGGGGTTTAAACTTGAAAAAACAATTCTAGAAAATGGAGAGATTGCATATAAATCAGCGAGTGGAGAACTGGTACGTTCTTCTAAGTATTTGGACGAATTTGGAAATATTAAGTGGCCAGAAGCTGATGGATTTATAGTAGATAAATTTGGGAATGCGATTAAGTACGATGCTAATTTGAAAAAAGGACAAATTATTGATAGATATGGTAATACGGGAGGTCGCTTTACAAGTCCAGTAGATAATGGAAAACTACTAGATTATAATTCAAGAGGTCTTCCTTATCCAGAAAGTGCAAAAACATACCATCAGTATGAGTTTACTCAAGACATAAATATAAAAACAGTACGAAAAGCATATGATAATCTTCCTTCAAGTATTAGAGACGAGTTAGATGACGCAATGAAAAATTATGGTTTTAGTTTAGATGATATAGCTAATCCACAAAAAGGAACAATTGCTGAGGTATTCGGGTCAGGTGGAGGAACGCAAATAGAACTGGGAACTACAGTTAATTGGTATGAAAAATTAAGTTTAATAAAGGAGATTAAATGA
- the atpD gene encoding F0F1 ATP synthase subunit beta — translation MSIGQIVQVIGPVVDVEFPLDGSLPDINNALIVQKIKNKQGTADENTETVVLEVALELGDGVIRTIAMESTDGLQRGMNVVDTGKAISVPVGSETLGRVFNVLGETIDLKEPFPADHRRDVIHRSAPTFDELSSSTEILETGIKVIDLLAPYLKGGKIGLFGGAGVGKTVLIQELIHNIAEEHGGISVFAGVGERTREGNDLYFEMRESGVIEKTAMVFGQMNEPPGARMRVALTGLTIAEYFRDDEGQDVLLFIDNIFRFTQAGSEVSALLGRMPSAVGYQPTLATEMGQLQERITSTRKGSITSIQAIYVPADDYTDPAPATAFAHLDATTNLERKLTEQGIYPAVDPLASSSSALAPEIVGAEHYKIATEVQQILQRYRELQDIIAILGMDELSDNEKVLVSRARRIQFFLSQNFHVAEAFTGQPGSYVPVSETIRGFKEILNGKYDDLPEDAFRSVGRIEEVVEKAKAQGFE, via the coding sequence ATGAGTATAGGTCAAATTGTTCAAGTAATTGGACCCGTTGTCGATGTGGAATTCCCATTAGATGGATCATTACCTGATATTAACAATGCCCTTATTGTACAAAAAATTAAAAATAAACAAGGAACAGCAGATGAAAACACTGAAACAGTTGTTTTAGAAGTTGCTTTGGAACTTGGTGACGGCGTAATCCGTACGATTGCAATGGAGTCAACAGATGGTTTACAACGTGGAATGAACGTTGTAGATACAGGAAAAGCAATTTCTGTTCCTGTAGGTAGCGAAACATTAGGTCGTGTATTTAATGTTTTAGGTGAAACAATTGATTTGAAGGAACCTTTTCCAGCTGATCACAGACGCGATGTAATTCATAGAAGCGCACCAACTTTTGATGAGTTAAGTAGCAGTACTGAAATTTTGGAAACGGGTATCAAAGTAATTGATTTACTTGCTCCATATTTAAAAGGTGGTAAAATTGGTCTTTTTGGTGGTGCCGGTGTTGGTAAAACCGTATTAATCCAAGAATTAATCCACAATATTGCTGAAGAACACGGCGGAATCTCTGTATTTGCTGGTGTAGGTGAACGTACTCGTGAAGGGAACGACTTATACTTTGAAATGAGAGAGTCTGGCGTTATTGAAAAAACAGCCATGGTATTTGGTCAAATGAATGAACCACCTGGTGCACGTATGCGTGTTGCTTTAACCGGTTTAACAATTGCTGAATATTTCCGTGATGATGAAGGTCAAGATGTTCTATTATTTATCGATAACATCTTCCGTTTCACACAAGCTGGTTCAGAAGTATCGGCTCTTTTAGGCCGTATGCCATCTGCCGTTGGGTACCAACCAACACTTGCTACTGAAATGGGTCAATTACAAGAGCGTATTACATCAACAAGAAAAGGCTCAATTACATCGATTCAAGCAATCTATGTACCAGCCGATGACTATACCGATCCAGCTCCAGCAACAGCTTTCGCCCATTTGGATGCAACAACCAACTTAGAGCGTAAATTGACTGAACAAGGGATTTATCCTGCAGTGGATCCGCTAGCATCATCCTCAAGTGCCTTAGCACCTGAAATTGTTGGCGCAGAACACTACAAAATTGCAACAGAGGTTCAACAAATTTTACAACGTTACCGTGAACTACAAGATATTATTGCCATTCTAGGGATGGATGAATTATCTGATAATGAAAAAGTTCTTGTATCACGTGCTCGTCGTATTCAATTCTTCTTATCGCAAAACTTCCATGTAGCGGAGGCCTTTACAGGACAACCAGGATCTTATGTTCCTGTTTCAGAAACAATTCGTGGATTTAAAGAAATTTTAAATGGGAAATACGATGATCTTCCAGAAGATGCATTTAGAAGTGTTGGCCGTATCGAAGAAGTTGTAGAGAAAGCCAAAGCTCAAGGTTTTGAATAA
- the atpB gene encoding F0F1 ATP synthase subunit A, with product MEHKAPIIHLFGLGFNVTNMITVLAACLIVFLVVFFCTRKLAIKPTGAQNFIEWIVDFVRTIISGPISRKEGEKFQLLGFTLLLFVFVSNMMGLPLMLTIGGYQAWKSPTADPIVCLSLALMVVLLTHFFGVQEQGFKNYFLNSYIKPVSFLLPIKILEEFTNTLTLALRLYGNVYAGEILLGLIASFGQSHGILTWIIGIPLEMVWQGFSIFIGSIQAFVFTTLTMVYMAHKVQAEE from the coding sequence GTGGAACATAAAGCTCCAATAATTCATTTGTTTGGGTTGGGTTTCAATGTCACAAACATGATCACAGTTCTAGCTGCATGTTTGATTGTGTTTCTTGTTGTTTTCTTTTGTACAAGAAAGCTGGCAATCAAGCCAACAGGAGCTCAAAACTTTATCGAATGGATTGTGGATTTTGTTCGAACCATTATTTCAGGACCGATTTCTAGGAAAGAGGGAGAAAAATTCCAACTATTAGGTTTTACTTTGTTATTATTTGTTTTTGTATCTAATATGATGGGATTGCCTTTAATGCTAACAATCGGAGGTTATCAAGCATGGAAGAGTCCAACAGCAGACCCAATCGTCTGTCTATCATTAGCATTGATGGTCGTGTTATTGACTCACTTTTTTGGTGTTCAAGAACAAGGGTTTAAAAACTATTTCTTAAATAGTTATATCAAACCGGTATCGTTCTTACTTCCTATTAAGATATTGGAAGAATTCACGAATACATTAACGTTAGCATTGCGTCTATATGGTAACGTATATGCAGGTGAAATTCTATTAGGCTTGATTGCAAGTTTTGGTCAAAGTCACGGTATCTTAACGTGGATCATTGGGATCCCATTAGAAATGGTTTGGCAAGGTTTCTCTATCTTTATCGGAAGTATTCAAGCTTTTGTATTTACAACCTTGACAATGGTTTACATGGCACATAAAGTGCAAGCAGAAGAGTAA